The following proteins are encoded in a genomic region of Rubrobacter xylanophilus DSM 9941:
- a CDS encoding transglycosylase domain-containing protein: MNPRFETGTESKGRRPGGLLALLRAAFNAALLAVAAALVLLLGAYVYALERYGEGISRRYPALPEDSYVYSADGERVGVIPASQRRRTVPFEELGPYLPRAVVAVEDRRFYEHAGVDPEGVLRAAWTDLRAWEVQEGGSTITEQLVKNLYIPEEERFEVSFWRRLLQACLAHAYEQRHTKREILTAYLNAVYFGRGAYGAEAAARAYFGKSARELDLSEAAALAGFLHAPSSYGRGGEERAEDRRDAVLRLMRGQGVISGAQYRRAVSRELRFSPPEGREDPVYEPFLERVRREVEEHLGEEALRRGGLRIRTTLDPRLQRVAAASAADTLYAPGDPSAAVVSVEPQSGAIKALWGREGDFNLALDARRQPGSAFKPVVLATALKEGISPYSTYLSGGLSLEFRGEEYVVNNYGYEERGEISLADAMAVSDNTVFVRLAMDVGLEEVARTARELGIRSPVEPYPSTAIGGLGVGVSPLEMASAYATFAGGGVYREPYAVEEIRREAYGGGETLYDHRVSGRRVLGGNQAAAVTDVLRGVVERGTASRYRDLDAELGRPSAGKTGTSDGFADAWYAGYTPQLATAVWVGYPEGRRSMAGVHGIEEVGGETLPLDIWAAYMREATRGEPVWGFREPDYGKFRVVDRAYGGPSGEAVALASSLQSRIRAMVDEALREAFGG; encoded by the coding sequence GGCGCTCGTGCTGCTGCTCGGCGCCTACGTCTACGCGCTGGAGCGCTACGGCGAGGGGATCTCCCGGCGCTACCCGGCGCTCCCCGAGGACTCCTACGTCTACAGCGCGGACGGCGAGCGGGTCGGCGTGATCCCGGCCTCCCAGCGCCGGAGGACCGTCCCCTTCGAGGAGCTCGGCCCCTACCTGCCGCGGGCCGTGGTCGCCGTGGAGGACCGGCGCTTCTACGAGCACGCCGGGGTGGACCCGGAGGGCGTGCTCCGGGCCGCCTGGACCGACCTGAGGGCCTGGGAGGTGCAGGAGGGCGGCTCCACCATCACCGAGCAGCTCGTCAAGAACCTCTACATCCCGGAGGAGGAGCGTTTCGAGGTCTCCTTCTGGCGGCGGCTCCTGCAGGCGTGTCTGGCCCACGCCTACGAGCAGCGGCACACCAAGCGCGAGATCCTCACCGCCTACCTGAACGCCGTGTACTTCGGGCGGGGGGCCTACGGCGCCGAGGCGGCCGCGAGGGCCTACTTCGGTAAGAGCGCCCGAGAGCTCGACCTCTCCGAGGCGGCGGCCCTGGCCGGCTTCCTGCACGCCCCCTCCTCCTACGGCCGGGGCGGCGAGGAGCGGGCCGAGGACCGCAGGGACGCCGTGCTGCGGCTGATGCGCGGGCAGGGCGTGATCTCCGGTGCCCAGTACAGGAGGGCCGTCTCGCGGGAGCTGCGCTTCTCCCCGCCGGAGGGGCGGGAGGACCCCGTCTACGAGCCCTTTCTGGAGCGGGTGCGGCGCGAGGTCGAGGAGCACCTCGGCGAGGAGGCGCTCCGGCGCGGGGGGCTCAGGATCCGCACCACCCTCGACCCCCGCCTGCAGCGGGTCGCCGCCGCCAGCGCCGCCGACACCCTCTACGCCCCCGGGGACCCCTCGGCCGCCGTGGTCAGCGTCGAGCCCCAGAGCGGCGCCATAAAGGCCCTCTGGGGCCGGGAGGGGGACTTCAACCTCGCCCTCGACGCCCGGAGGCAGCCGGGCAGCGCCTTCAAGCCCGTGGTCCTCGCGACCGCGCTCAAGGAGGGCATCTCCCCCTACAGCACCTACCTCTCCGGCGGCCTCAGCCTCGAGTTCCGGGGCGAGGAGTACGTCGTCAACAACTACGGCTACGAGGAGCGCGGCGAGATCTCCCTCGCCGACGCCATGGCCGTCTCGGACAACACGGTCTTCGTGCGGCTCGCGATGGACGTGGGGCTCGAGGAGGTGGCCCGGACCGCCCGCGAGCTCGGGATACGCTCCCCCGTGGAGCCCTACCCCTCGACCGCCATCGGGGGGCTCGGGGTGGGGGTGAGCCCGCTGGAGATGGCCTCCGCCTACGCCACCTTCGCCGGCGGGGGGGTCTACCGCGAGCCCTACGCCGTAGAGGAGATCCGGCGCGAGGCCTACGGCGGGGGCGAGACGCTCTACGACCACCGGGTCTCCGGACGCCGGGTGCTCGGCGGCAACCAGGCCGCGGCGGTGACCGACGTCCTGCGCGGGGTGGTGGAGCGGGGGACCGCCAGCCGCTACCGGGATCTCGACGCCGAGCTGGGGCGCCCCTCGGCGGGCAAGACCGGCACCTCCGACGGGTTCGCCGACGCCTGGTACGCCGGCTACACCCCGCAGCTCGCCACCGCGGTGTGGGTCGGCTACCCGGAGGGGCGCCGCTCGATGGCCGGGGTGCACGGCATAGAGGAGGTGGGGGGAGAGACGCTGCCGCTGGACATCTGGGCGGCGTACATGCGCGAGGCCACCCGCGGCGAGCCCGTGTGGGGCTTTCGCGAGCCGGACTACGGGAAGTTCCGGGTGGTGGACCGCGCCTACGGCGGCCCCTCCGGGGAGGCCGTAGCCCTCGCGTCTTCGCTCCAGAGCAGGATACGCGCCATGGTCGATGAGGCGTTGCGGGAAGCCTTCGGGGGGTGA
- a CDS encoding (2Fe-2S) ferredoxin domain-containing protein, translated as MFREEVARRGLPPSVVVRNGCARRHHEGPVVFVFPDDVWYTRVGPEDVPGIVERHLLPQEAREQAGRASPS; from the coding sequence ATGTTCCGGGAGGAGGTGGCCCGGCGCGGGCTGCCGCCCTCCGTGGTGGTGCGCAACGGCTGCGCCCGGCGGCACCACGAGGGGCCCGTGGTCTTCGTCTTCCCGGACGACGTCTGGTACACCCGCGTGGGGCCCGAGGACGTGCCCGGGATCGTGGAGCGGCACCTCCTGCCCCAGGAGGCCCGGGAGCAGGCCGGGAGGGCCTCCCCCTCCTAG
- a CDS encoding NAD-dependent malic enzyme codes for MEAIPSASYSMTLRVEFPHRAGALGRILTTIGDAGGMVGAIDIVRMGQERSIRDITVNARDSEHGQRIVRAVGALPEVRVVNVSDRTFLLHLGGKIEVHSKIPVRTRDDLSMAYTPGVARVCRAIAQEPERAFNLTIKRNSVAVVTDGTAVLGLGDIGPYAAMPVMEGKAMLFKEFAGVDAFPVCLDTKDPEEIVRTVKYVAPAFGGINLEDISAPRCFEIEERLKQELDIPVFHDDQHGTAVVVLAALINALRIVGKRMEELKVVVCGVGAAGVACAKILLAAGVKNIVGCDRYGVVYRGRGDADTSRGWFAENTNPENIRGTLADAIRGADVFIGVSAPDVLTVEHIESMADEPIVFAMANPDPEIRPEIAYGHARIIATGRSDYPNQINNVLCFPGVFRGALDIRAREINEEMKLAAARAIAGVIPEESLSEDYIIPSVFDERVVPAVAGAVAEAGVESGVARRVRERSETDFSAASF; via the coding sequence ATGGAGGCCATACCGAGCGCCAGCTACAGCATGACCCTCAGGGTGGAGTTCCCCCACCGGGCGGGGGCTCTGGGCAGGATCCTGACGACCATCGGCGACGCGGGCGGGATGGTCGGGGCCATAGACATCGTCAGGATGGGGCAGGAGCGCTCCATCCGGGACATCACGGTCAACGCCCGCGACTCCGAGCACGGCCAGCGGATAGTGCGGGCGGTGGGCGCGCTGCCCGAGGTGCGGGTGGTGAACGTCTCGGACCGCACCTTTCTGCTGCACCTCGGGGGCAAGATAGAGGTCCACTCCAAGATACCCGTCCGCACCCGGGACGACCTCTCCATGGCCTACACGCCGGGGGTGGCCCGGGTTTGCCGCGCCATAGCCCAGGAGCCGGAGCGGGCCTTCAACCTGACGATCAAGCGCAACTCGGTGGCGGTGGTCACCGACGGGACGGCGGTCTTGGGGCTTGGGGACATCGGGCCGTACGCCGCGATGCCGGTGATGGAGGGCAAGGCGATGCTCTTCAAGGAGTTCGCCGGGGTGGACGCCTTCCCCGTGTGCCTGGACACCAAGGACCCGGAGGAGATCGTGCGCACCGTGAAGTACGTGGCGCCGGCCTTCGGGGGGATAAACCTGGAGGACATCTCGGCCCCGCGCTGCTTCGAGATAGAGGAGCGCCTCAAGCAGGAGCTGGACATCCCGGTCTTCCACGACGACCAGCACGGCACGGCGGTGGTGGTGCTCGCCGCGCTCATCAACGCGCTGAGGATCGTGGGCAAGCGGATGGAGGAGCTGAAGGTCGTGGTGTGCGGGGTGGGGGCCGCGGGGGTGGCCTGCGCCAAGATCCTTCTCGCCGCGGGGGTGAAAAACATCGTCGGCTGCGACCGCTACGGGGTCGTCTACCGGGGGAGGGGGGACGCGGACACCTCGCGGGGCTGGTTCGCGGAGAACACGAACCCGGAGAACATCAGGGGCACCCTGGCCGACGCGATCCGGGGCGCCGACGTGTTTATCGGGGTCTCGGCGCCGGACGTGCTCACGGTGGAGCACATAGAGAGCATGGCCGACGAGCCCATAGTCTTCGCCATGGCCAACCCGGACCCGGAGATCCGGCCGGAGATCGCCTACGGTCACGCCCGGATCATCGCCACCGGCCGCAGCGACTACCCGAACCAGATCAACAACGTCCTCTGCTTCCCCGGCGTCTTCCGGGGGGCCCTGGACATCCGGGCCCGGGAGATAAACGAGGAGATGAAGCTCGCCGCGGCCCGCGCGATAGCCGGCGTGATCCCGGAGGAGAGCCTCTCGGAGGACTACATCATCCCCTCGGTCTTCGACGAGCGGGTGGTCCCGGCCGTGGCCGGGGCGGTGGCGGAGGCCGGGGTGGAGTCCGGGGTGGCCCGGCGGGTGCGGGAGCGCTCGGAGACGGACTTCTCGGCGGCCTCCTTCTGA